From Glycine max cultivar Williams 82 chromosome 11, Glycine_max_v4.0, whole genome shotgun sequence, the proteins below share one genomic window:
- the LOC121173046 gene encoding betaine aldehyde dehydrogenase 1, chloroplastic translates to MFIVFYESLLYAEKVEEGTKVIIFNSKKLRFLTHFYLRQITEKKDEPGKLEVIDYGEPLDEAPADLLAEGLDAKQNAPVSLPMETFKSYVHKEPIGVVALITPWEKDS, encoded by the exons ATGTTCATTGTTTTTTATGAATCGCTATTGTATGCAGAGAAGGTGGAAGAAGGCACTAAAGTTATCATTTTTAACTCCAAAAAGCTTCGatttttaactcatttttatCTCAGACag ATaacagagaaaaaagatgaaccAGGAAAGCTTGAAGTAATTGATTATGGAGAACCACTAGATGAAGCACCGGCAGACCTC CTTGCAGAAGGATTGGACGCAAAGCAAAATGCTCCTGTATCCCTTCCTATGGAAACCTTCAAGAGCTATGTTCACAAGGAGCCCATTGGAGTTGTTGCATTAATTACTCCATG GGAAAAAGATAGCTAA